The Brevibacillus humidisoli DNA segment TTAAAAGGCAACTTGCTCAGCTACATTGATTATGATCTGGATGTAAAAGTGTACCCCGACTTAACCTATACGATCCTGGATGAAGAGGAGTTCGATCTTCACTCCAGACAAATGAACTACCCGCCGCATATCGTCGAACACGTACAGGATGCAGTCAAGGAAGTGATCGAGTGGATCGATGCCCGCCGCGGACCGTTTCAAAACGGATTCGTGCAGCGATGGTACGAACGCTACCAACTCGTTCGTGATGACAATGAATAAATCCTTCTCCCGCAGCCCGGGAGGAGGATTTTTCTTTCTTGACCCAGTGCACAGAGCAGCGGGAAGCTGCTTTCCCCTACAAGACAAAGCACGGGGAAAGGTGTACAATATGTAAAGTCCGATGAACAACCAACGGCATCTCAGGAGAAAGTGAGTGATAACATGAACAGTGTCAGACGTTACCTGAGATATGTCAAACCGTACTCCGGCAAAATCGTGTTGACGGTATTTATCGGTGTTATCAAGTTCGGCATCCCGCTGCTGATGCCGCTTCTTTTAAAATATGTGATTGATGATCTGCTGCCTGGCCCACAGCCACAGGAAGAAAAGCTGCAGCAGCTTCTCTGGCTGATGGTGGCGGCGTTTTTCATCTTTACCGTGGTACGTGCTCCCGTCGAGTACTACCGTCAATACTTTGCCCAGTGGGTCTCCAGCCGCATCTTGTTTGACATACGGAACTCTTTGTTTGCCCATCTGCAGCGTTTGTCGATGCGCTATTACAACGATCACAAGGTAGGAGAGGTGATCTCGCGGGTCGTCAACGATGTAGAGTCGACCAAGAGCTTTATCGAGACCGGGCTGATGAATATCTGGCTCGACCTGATCACGATCAGCTTGACGATCGGCATCATGTTTTACATGGATCCAGTGCTGACTCTGGTCTCCCTCATCGTGTTCCCGCTCTATGGGGTCTCGGTCAAGTACTTTTACAAACGGCTTCGCCAGTTGACCAAGGATCGGTCTGCTGCCTTGGCCAGACTGCAGAGTCATCTCCATGAACGTGTCAGTGGCATCCCGGTGATCCGCAGCTTTGCTCTTGAAAAGCACGAGCAAAAGCGGTTTTCCCACGAAAACGACCATTTCCTGCAAAAGGCACTGGCCCACACTAGCTGGAACGCTTATACGTTTGCTGTTGTCAATTCGATCACCGACATCGCTCCGCTGCTCGTCATCGGCGTAGCCGGGTATGAGGTGATTCAGGGAGATTTGACGATTGGGACCTTGATTGCCTTTTACGTCTATCTGGAGCGTCTCTACACGCCGCTGCGCCGTCTCGTCAACTCTTCTACCACCTTGACACAAGCGATTGCGTCGATGGATCGGATGTTTGAGTTTATTGACGAGCAGTATGACATCATCGATCGGCCACAGG contains these protein-coding regions:
- a CDS encoding ABC transporter ATP-binding protein, which gives rise to MNSVRRYLRYVKPYSGKIVLTVFIGVIKFGIPLLMPLLLKYVIDDLLPGPQPQEEKLQQLLWLMVAAFFIFTVVRAPVEYYRQYFAQWVSSRILFDIRNSLFAHLQRLSMRYYNDHKVGEVISRVVNDVESTKSFIETGLMNIWLDLITISLTIGIMFYMDPVLTLVSLIVFPLYGVSVKYFYKRLRQLTKDRSAALARLQSHLHERVSGIPVIRSFALEKHEQKRFSHENDHFLQKALAHTSWNAYTFAVVNSITDIAPLLVIGVAGYEVIQGDLTIGTLIAFYVYLERLYTPLRRLVNSSTTLTQAIASMDRMFEFIDEQYDIIDRPQAGTLPVDPATGRINGGIRFEQVSFRYRDDGEYVLKDINLTIRPGETVAIVGMSGGGKSSLISLLPRFWDVSEGRILIDDVDIRDVKQQNLRSHIGMVMQDNILFSESARMNILMGNPDASDEEVVAAAQAANAHAFITELPDGYDTELGERGVKLSGGQKQRIAIARVFLKDPGILILDEATSALDLESEHMIQESLAQLAKGRTTIIVAHRLSTITHADKIVVMQEGRIVEMGSHEELLARRQVYYKLWNVQDFSVSVQVGTEV